One Peptostreptococcus equinus genomic window carries:
- the yfmF gene encoding EF-P 5-aminopentanol modification-associated protein YfmF yields MTKINLINLDKGVMLGLIKNKKFKSNLISIYFERNIKKEEATKISLLSNLLSIGSEKYPSMKDISIKLDDLYGMTMNVGVSKHGEKSLMYFKFLSIADKYVDSNVFEDSIDFIYDLIGNPLIVDNGLNPKKLDLEKENLKVEIESLINDKRSYANIQCVNNMCENENYSVNHLGYIEDLEYISSEEMYEFYLEFIKTSKIFIFIEGDFDSNRVEQICKDRFVFQRGNIVEIKREEYKKEIEKIKYIKEDMGNIQGKLVIGYRNNVAYEDYCRYYSLLVANSILGGGPHSKLFNNVREKESMCYYASTSLEKCKGILLINSGIEIDSYDRALELIRKEVDDLKTGNISEIEIDNAKSSIINALKSSYDSVSGESEFVFNQYISGTNLSLDEILGFIESVDKESIVDSVKKLEEDTVYFLK; encoded by the coding sequence ATGACGAAAATAAATTTGATTAATCTAGACAAAGGTGTAATGTTGGGATTGATTAAAAACAAAAAGTTTAAATCGAATTTAATTTCTATTTACTTTGAAAGAAATATAAAAAAAGAAGAGGCGACTAAAATATCTCTTTTATCAAATCTACTATCTATAGGTTCAGAAAAATATCCAAGTATGAAGGATATTTCAATTAAATTGGATGATTTGTATGGAATGACTATGAATGTTGGTGTTTCAAAACATGGTGAAAAGTCACTTATGTATTTTAAGTTTTTATCAATTGCAGATAAATATGTGGATAGCAATGTATTTGAGGATAGCATAGACTTTATTTATGATTTGATTGGCAATCCATTGATTGTAGACAATGGGTTAAATCCTAAGAAGCTAGATTTAGAAAAAGAAAATTTGAAAGTTGAGATTGAATCTTTAATAAATGATAAGAGATCTTATGCTAATATTCAGTGTGTAAACAATATGTGTGAAAATGAAAATTACTCAGTGAACCATTTAGGATATATTGAAGATTTAGAGTATATTAGCTCAGAAGAAATGTATGAATTTTATTTGGAATTTATAAAGACGTCAAAGATATTTATCTTTATTGAAGGTGATTTTGATAGCAATAGAGTTGAGCAAATATGCAAAGATAGATTTGTATTCCAAAGAGGTAATATTGTAGAGATAAAGAGAGAAGAATATAAGAAGGAAATTGAAAAAATTAAGTATATAAAAGAAGATATGGGAAATATACAAGGTAAATTAGTAATAGGCTATAGAAATAATGTAGCATATGAAGATTATTGTAGATATTATAGTTTATTAGTAGCCAACAGTATTTTAGGAGGAGGACCTCACTCTAAGCTTTTTAATAATGTAAGAGAAAAAGAAAGTATGTGCTATTATGCTTCTACAAGTCTTGAAAAGTGTAAGGGAATACTTTTAATAAATTCTGGTATAGAAATAGATAGCTATGATAGAGCATTAGAGCTTATTAGAAAAGAAGTAGATGATTTAAAGACAGGTAATATATCAGAAATTGAAATAGACAATGCAAAAAGTAGCATTATAAATGCCTTAAAATCTTCATATGATTCTGTATCTGGTGAATCAGAATTTGTATTTAATCAGTATATTAGCGGGACTAATTTAAGTCTAGACGAAATTTTAGGATTCATAGAATCAGTAGACAAAGAAAGCATTGTAGATTCTGTCAAAAAATTAGAAGAGGATACAGTTTATTTCTTAAAATAA